One genomic region from Yarrowia lipolytica chromosome 1C, complete sequence encodes:
- a CDS encoding uncharacterized protein (Compare to YALI0C22066g, similar to uniprot|P34077 Saccharomyces cerevisiae YFR002w NIC96 nuclear pore protein, similar to Saccharomyces cerevisiae NIC96 (YFR002W); ancestral locus Anc_8.94), whose translation MFIWYHNTHFATRLPSHITTMAETLTPSVALFNELIASSKNLPHAASHLGSIQLDLSEIGKRANSLRDKHSEGNDTKAHYLLAGSGINAEDIYLQLSSLTLNPGIEYYDKNVAGIDSYLQNKKQDSILAAIADSVRLSASDFDQFLNQNVSLDWAKRKEQICQHFGLIQKDDDKNNLNNNTTTNTNNKLTKTVLGGTWGAASLGKLILGTPEIGTATPRQRQFAKAISALNNARSKGQAFPVSAALSTAADNLSDAKSQQLNDAWDILSYISGESVEAPAKEGIYRKMYAAPPGSPDGLKVRKQISHGSKMYLEHQFYACVEAEIAKSPQDALLGGVPSVYNKIKAYLNVRYFRGGQWTKENMEILNGVPVWAVLYYMVRSGHLQEALDFTLEIESSLEKIERSFPVYLQAYVKSKDHVLSRDMHDRILTEFNQHIRFLDAHSDPFKFALYKIIGRCDLSRKVFPEVLETAEDWLWAHLVVSRETVDGPLQDRYTLLDVQRTVLNFGSKHFNPSGKSPGLYFQMLLLCGLFEAAVSYALTFCPVDAVHYAIALAYYGLLRVSKPEDTEDSDGSYLSVDKKDQQVLHFARLIGHYTRDFRRSDAVDAVDYLVLLCFYRDQEDACHEALRELVLETRQFSVLLGDIRADGARSPGCIERRSKLIGLDKDDFLTQITAQAALRAEDDGRFADAILLYQLSEQYDTVVSIMNRTLGDALSMMDFGDSNVEPAQSLSLLSTATNPAQLAATMRELYTNNPQMYSHVSQRNRDTCEILLQIVSARESYSRGHWAHCIAVIDNINVIPIHVTADVGTIRRRAQDFVSLHESTARNVPSLLLMTMTCCAELAQNIQESEFNDATRCDRLAELKARSRNCMIYAGMIQYRMPREVYSQLTALDTNLNSVNM comes from the coding sequence ATGTTTATTTGGTACCACAACACACATTTCGCTACACGCCTACCATCACACATCACAACCATGGCTGAGACGTTGACGCCCTCGGTGGCGCTTTTCAACGAGTTGATTGCGTCGAGCAAGAATCTGCCCCACGCCGCCTCGCACCTGGGCTCAATTCAGCTCGATCTGAGCGAGATCGGCAAGCGAGCAAACTCGTTGCGAGACAAACACTCGGAGGGAAACGACACAAAGGCACACTACCTGCTGGCGGGCAGCGGAATCAACGCGGAGGACATTTATCTGCAGTTGTCGTCGCTGACGCTCAATCCCGGGATCGAGTACTACGACAAGAATGTTGCGGGCATCGACTCGTATCTGcagaacaagaagcaggaCAGCATTCTGGCGGCCATTGCAGACTCTGTACGACTGTCAGCGTCAGATTTTGACCAGTTTCTCAACCAGAACGTGTCCCTCGACTGGGCCAAGCGCAAGGAGCAGATCTGCCAGCACTTTGGCCTGATCCagaaggacgacgacaagaacaacctcaacaacaacacaaccaccaacacaaacaacaagCTGACAAAGACAGTCCTGGGGGGCACCTGGGGCGCCGCGAGTCTCGGAAAACTCATCTTGGGCACTCCTGAGATTGGCACTGCTACTCCACGACAACGGCAATTCGCAAAGGCCATTTCGGCGCTCAACAATGCCCGATCAAAGGGCCAGGCCTTCCCCGTGTCCGCAGCTCTTTCCACTGCAGCCGATAACCTCTCTGACGCCAAAAGTCAGCAGCTCAACGATGCATGGGATATTCTGTCGTACATCTCTGGAGAGTCGGTCGAGGCTCCTGCCAAAGAAGGAATCTACAGAAAGATGTACGCTGCTCCTCCCGGCAGCCCCGACGGACTCAAGGTGCGAAAACAGATCTCCCATGGTTCTAAAATGTATCTTGAGCATCAGTTTTACGCCTGTGTCGAGGCCGAGATTGCTAAGTCTCCCCAGGACGCTCTTTTGGGAGGCGTGCCATCAGTCTACAACAAAATCAAAGCTTACTTGAACGTGCGGTACttccgaggaggccaaTGGACCAAGGAGAACATGGAAATTCTGAACGGAGTGCCCGTTTGGGCTGTTCTTTACTATATGGTTCGATCTGGACATCTTCAGGAGGCTCTCGACTTTACTCTTGAGATTGAGTCGTCgctcgagaagattgaACGTTCATTCCCCGTCTATCTCCAGGCATATGTCAAGTCTAAGGATCACGtgctgtcacgtgacatgcATGATCGGATCCTCACCGAGTTTAACCAGCACATTCGGTTCCTCGATGCTCATTCCGATCCTTTCAAGTTTGCTCTGTACAAGATCATTGGCCGATGCGACTTGTCTCGAAAGGTCTTCCCcgaggttcttgagacTGCTGAGGACTGGCTGTGGGCCCATCTTGTTGTTTCTCGAGAGACTGTGGACGGCCCTCTTCAGGATCGATACACTCTGTTGGACGTGCAGCGAACCGTGCTCAACTTTGGATCCAAGCATTTCAACCCCTCTGGTAAATCTCCCGGTCTCTATTTCCAAATGCTCCTTCTATGTGGTCTTTTTGAGGCTGCTGTCAGTTATGCTCTTACCTTCTGTCCCGTTGATGCTGTTCATTATGCCATTGCTTTGGCTTACTATGGGCTGTTGCGTGTCTCCAAGCCCGAAGATACCGAGGACTCCGATGGCTCATATCTTTCtgtggacaagaaggaccaACAGGTTCTTCATTTTGCTCGTCTGATTGGACACTACACCCGGGACTTCCGACGATCAGatgctgttgatgctgttgaCTACCTTGTTCTGCTGTGTTTCTACCGAGATCAAGAGGACGCTTGTCACGAGGCCCTGCGAGAGCTTGTGCTCGAGACTCGGCAGTTCTCTGTTCTTCTGGGTGACATTAGAGCCGATGGAGCTCGGTCTCCCGGTTGCATTGAGCGTCGGTCCAAGCTCATTGGtctggacaaggacgactTCCTCACTCAGATCACTGCCCAGGCTGCTCTGCGTGCTGAGGACGACGGTCGGTTCGCTGACGCGATTCTCCTTTATCAGCTGTCTGAGCAGTACGACACTGTCGTGTCTATCATGAACCGAACTCTTGGTGACGCACTGAGCATGATGGACTTTGGAGACTCGAACGTGGAGCCTGCCCAGTCGCTTTCTCTGCTGTCCACCGCGACCAACCCCGCTCAGTTGGCCGCCACCATGCGAGAACTATACACTAACAACCCCCAGATGTACTCGCATGTGTCGCAGCGGAACCGAGATACCTGCGAGATTCTTCTGCAGATTGTGTCTGCTCGGGAGTCGTACTCGCGTGGCCACTGGGCCCATTGCATTGCTGTGATTGACAATATCAATGTGATCCCCATCCACGTTACCGCCGACGTAGGCACCATTCGTCGACGTGCTCAGGACTTTGTGTCTCTCCACGAGTCCACTGCTCGAAATGTGCCCTCGTTGCTGCTCATGACTATGACGTGTTGTGCTGAGTTGGCCCAGAACATCCAGGAGTCCGAGTTCAACGATGCTACTCGGTGCGACCGGCtggccgagctcaaggcccGGTCTCGAAACTGTATGATTTACGCCGGCATGATCCAGTACCGAATGCCTCGAGAGGTTTATTCGCAGCTCACTGCTCTGGACACCAATCTCAACAGTGTTAACATGtag
- a CDS encoding uncharacterized protein (Compare to YALI0C22088g, similar to uniprot|P38716 Saccharomyces cerevisiae YHR112c similarity to cystathionine gamma-synthases P5.26. f3.1): MTSPDLSTLAIHADDELARTNDVAPSIAVSTTFRYSSNPEDLVPLAENEDEAAYGTNEYVYSRIAHPTTSRVEKVLSTIFNNKFPVVYNNGLAAFTALIVHVNPKRLFIGEAYHGCHAVSDIFKRIRYNLEILSLDELDKVEKGDLVHLETPVNPTGYSRDLSYYADAAHKKGGILSVDATFAPPPLQDPFDFGADIVMHSATKYFGGHSDLLAGILVVKTHEEADQLVGDRSFLGSGPGNLESWLLLRSLRTYRLRIKQQSDNATAITKYFSDHLSDFPALKCVHHSSFQTEDFVKKQLVGGYGPVFVLEMQSREAARALPSKLKFFNHATSLGGVESLIEWRLMSDATTNPAYLRVSVGVEDANDLIGDLKQALEASK; encoded by the coding sequence ATGACCTCTCCTGACCTCTCCACTCTCGCGATTCACGCAGACGACGAACTCGCTCGAACCAACGACGTGGCACCCTCAATTGCcgtctccaccaccttccGGTACTCCAGCAACCCGGAGGATCTGGTCCCTCTGGCTGAAAACGAAGATGAAGCGGCCTACGGAACCAACGAGTACGTCTACTCGCGGATCGCCCACCCCACCACCTCGCGAGTGGAAAAGGTGCTGTCGAccatcttcaacaacaagttCCCGGTGGTCTACAACAACGGACTGGCTGCGTTCACGGCCCTGATTGTCCACGTCAACCCCAAGCGCCTGTTCATCGGAGAAGCCTACCACGGCTGCCATGCTGTCAGTGACATCTTCAAGCGAATCCGATACAACTTGGAGATTCTGTCGCTAGACGAACtggacaaggtggagaagggagaTCTGGTTCACCTGGAGACTCCTGTCAACCCCACCGGTTACTCTAGAGACCTGTCTTACTACGCCGACGCTGCTCACAAAAAGGGCGGCATTTTGTCTGTTGATGCTACCTTTGCTCCTCCCCCCCTGCAGGACCCCTTTGATTTTGGAGCCGACATTGTCATGCACTCAGCCACCAAGTACTTTGGAGGCCACTCTGATCTGCTGGCTGGAATTCTTGTCGTCAAGACGCACGAGGAAGCCGATCAGCTGGTTGGTGACCGATCTTTCCTCGGATCAGGTCCCGGAAACCTCGAATCGTGGCTACTGCTCCGATCTCTTCGAACTTACAGGCTGCGAATCAAACAGCAGTCGGATAACGCCACCGCCATCACCAAGTACTTCTCCGACCACCTCTCTGACTTCCCCGCGCTCAAGTGTGTCCACCACTCGTCCTTTCAGACCGAGGACTTTGtcaagaagcagcttgTGGGAGGCTACGGACCTGTTTTCGTGCTGGAAATGCAGTCTCGAGAAGCCGCCCGAGCTCTGCCCAGCAAGCTCAAGTTCTTCAACCACGCCACTTCTCTTGGAGGAGTCGAATCGCTGATTGAATGGCGACTCATGAGTGACGCTACCACTAACCCTGCTTACCTGCGGGTCtctgttggtgttgaggaCGCCAATGACCTCATCGGCGATCTCAAGCAGGCTCTTGAGGCTTCCAAATAA
- a CDS encoding uncharacterized protein (Compare to YALI0C22121g, weakly similar to uniprot|Q8D5F7 Vibrio vulnificus Predicted thioesterase), translated as MFKRVTTKSASSMASSMASSVATRPFLSIRHNSNTAWIQQLVDKTEGKGYDVANAGMKSHKVAWGDHDCFNHVNNCVYLKWFETARVNMFNDVMGNQEGEECKLFMTPKAVGPILRSGDLEWRYPVQFPDTVTVMHKVEPIDSPDRFILRGVVVSHNAKKVAARIKETIVTVDYRKGGVKAPIPDGVRKTLDKLAAKTTPRPARK; from the exons ATGTTCAAACGAGTCACAACCAAGTCTGCGTCGTCAATGGCGTCATCAATGGCGTCGTCCGTGGCGACAAGACCCTTCCTCTCCATTCGacacaactccaacacGGCTTGGATCCAACAACTGGTGGACAAGACTGAAGGAAAGGGATACGACGTGGCCAATGCTGGAATGAAGAGCCACAAGGTAGCGTGGGGCGACCACGACTGTTTTAACCATGTGAACAACTGCGTGTACCTCAAGTGGTTCGAGACGGCCCGAGTCAACATGTTCAACGATGTCATGGGTAATCAGGAGGGAGAGGAATGCAAGCTCTTCATGACCCCCAAGGCGGTGGGACCGATTCTGAGAAGTGGAGATTTGGAATGGCGATAT ccCGTCCAATTCCCCGATACGGTCACTGTCATGCACAAGGTCGAGCCCATCGACTCGCCCGACAGATTCATTCTGCGAGGAGTGGTGGTGTCGCACAATGCCAAAAAGGTGGCTGCTCGAATCAAAGAGACCATTGTCACGGTCGACTACAGAAAGGGTGGAGTCAAGGCTCCCATTCCCGACGGAGTGCGCAAGACCCTTGACAAGCTGGCTGCAAAGACCACCCCCAGGCCCGCCAGAAAGTAG
- a CDS encoding uncharacterized protein (Compare to YALI0C22143g, no similarity) — MKALNQAVYYSTRLICISPITLIVTMAPTLTSPYNPPRHSTLYIAHQRHPSYCTAHYNLQNATFRQSAIFGCSGTPFDIPRSRQQPSARKCRVSTRRQRLCKIPVMTDTNDHSEQARLTQEKEEYRDCLQSVQTQFEACDSDDRRCQCDVMKIIGDQCSKYCNDPVNAQYLELFGQQQCDWIEQDVHKDHRPKDAEPEEVEDDSHMRLPGDSVDLDNVDNNDHDKRSEHDIPHEDTHSDDHNDGEFYNADRSDDCDDITDHDTGPSVYDDMDTLGNDEDDSLDDTYTPDFVPDDPAASGFTYDPAQAYADKWANYMEIFRIAPQTGYVDLGDTDPMNPGRHPLSALIEDDDGEGLHDIFDHTPYYNHDNDLTFSPEDEAKLVRLAKEMLEEAGDDADTVAIWAEAKQRVLAERKKFLESPEEPSGDTPEVLNGSNLYPVPDSDSLVDGADGADSGTLPGPHSGGYQHWVDGPPLESTFGEPMDVTSGYVKDAIFDVPTEGVNDPNGGFQTEVEPVVPGDVVLDPEATPPAQLTPDADTEGDSDMYHSDNELPVVPEDPIYQPPHYYEPKIVVGGEEDGTEPVDEPEPVDEPEPSSGPISEPIHEWQPEEPLPSEDGNWPFEEEYHYEDPVHEKPHYEENNGEHREDHSDASQELLGVDEELHHGDDEGDEEHEEHQEDHQELHQEHSESHHGGEEHVLINDGTLNLNNEVNEHHHEHNLEYHEEYHIPEPHQEPSLHEPEPEYHHDSEPDYHEPDYHEPDYHEPDYNHEPKHEENFETSDYHEFPPAGDEYYDEGPAPLTEGVYEGEVEEGSGADNFEGASLAEKLKQLYPNGEAPRMVNQDPDGNPAYDFDGYDTDSADVYPGGETPYGSYFGDAFGFSSDAPRLKPLIATLTLGLVVVALFNRDLAPTICFVLSSLSFGLYIYNYELRL; from the coding sequence ATGAAAGCACTTAACCAGGCAGTATACTACTCAACCAGGCTCATCTGTATTTCCCCCATCACCCTGATAGTAACCATGGCACCCACCTTGACATCACCTTATAACCCCCCTCGCCACTCTACTCTATATATAGCCCACCAGCGCCACCCttcgtactgtactgcacACTACAACCTCCAAAATGCCACGTTTCGACAGAGTGCTATCTTTGGCTGCAGTGGCACTCCTTTTGATATCCCCCGCAGCCGCCAACAGCCAAGTGCACGCAAATGCCGTGTTTCTACACGCCGACAGCGTTTGTGTAAGATACCCGTGATGACTGACACAAACGACCACAGTGAGCAAGCAAGACTAACCcaggaaaaagaagagtATCGAGATTGTCTCCAATCGGTGCAGACGCAGTTCGAGGCGTGTGACTCGGACGACCGCCGGTGCCAGTGCGATGTGATGAAAATCATTGGCGACCAGTGCTCCAAGTACTGCAACGACCCGGTCAACGCCCAGTACCTGGAACTGTTTGGACAACAACAGTGCGACTGGATCGAACAGGATGTGCACAAGGACCACAGGCCCAAGGATGCCGAACCTGAAGAGGTCGAAGACGACTCCCACATGAGACTTCCTGGTGACTCGGTTGACCTTGACAACGTGGACAACAATGATCACGACAAGCGTTCCGAACACGACATTCCCCACGAAGATACCCACAGCGATGACCACAACGACGGTGAGTTCTACAATGCTGACCGCAGCGATGACTGCGACGATATCACTGACCACGATACCGGCCCCAGTGTTTATGACGACATGGATACCCTTGGAAACGACGAAGACGATAGCCTTGACGACACGTATACCCCCGACTTTGTTCCCGACGACCCCGCTGCTTCGGGATTCACTTATGACCCTGCCCAGGCTTACGCAGACAAGTGGGCTAATTACATGGAGATCTTCAGAATCGCTCCCCAGACTGGATACGTCGATTTGGGAGACACGGACCCCATGAACCCCGGGAGACACCCACTCTCAGCACTGattgaagacgacgatgGTGAAGGCCTCCATGATATCTTTGACCACACTCCTTACTACAATCACGACAACGACCTTACATTTTCGCCCGAAGATgaggccaagctggttcGGTTGGCTAAGGAGATGTTGGAAGAGGCCGGCGACGACGCAGACACGGTTGCTATCTGGGCTGAGGCCAAACAGCGGGTATTGGCAGAGCGAAAGAAGTTTCTGGAGAGTCCCGAAGAGCCCAGCGGAGACACTCCCGAGGTTCTCAACGGGAGTAATCTGTATCCAGTTCCTGATTCTGATTCTCTGGTGGACGGAGCGGATGGTGCGGACAGTGGAACACTTCCAGGACCGCATTCGGGAGGATACCAACACTGGGTTGATGGACCCCCACTGGAATCCACATTTGGAGAGCCCATGGATGTCACGTCTGGCTATGTTAAGGACGCTATATTTGATGTTCCGACGGAAGGCGTGAATGACCCCAACGGTGGCTTTCAGACCGAGGTGGAGCCCGTCGTACCCGGCGATGTGGTTCTCGACCCAGAAGCtactcctcctgctcagcTTACTCCTGATGCCGATACCGAGGGCGATTCTGACATGTACCATAGCGACAACGAGTTGCCTGTGGTCCCAGAAGACCCTATCTACCAGCCTCCTCATTACTACGAGCCCAAAATTGTAgttggaggtgaagaagatggtACCGAGCCTGTCGATGAGCCCGAGCCTGTCGATGAGCCAGAACCTTCCTCAGGGCCCATTTCTGAACCCATTCACGAGTGGCAGCCCGAGGAGCCTCTTCCCAGTGAAGACGGTAATTGGCCTTTTGAGGAAGAGTATCATTACGAGGATCCTGTCCATGAGAAACCCCATTATGAAGAGAATAACGGAGAGCACCGTGAGGACCACAGTGACGCAAGCCAGGAGCTGCTCGGAGTTGATGAGGAACTGCACCATGGAGACGACGAGGGAGATGAAGAGCACGAAGAGCATCAAGAGGATCACCAGGAGCTCCATCAGGAGCACAGCGAGAGCCACCATGGTGGGGAGGAGCATGTTCTTATCAACGATGGGACCCTCAATCTTAATAATGAGGTCAACGAGCACCATCATGAACACAATTTGGAGTATCACGAAGAGTACCACATCCCCGAGCCTCACCAGGAACCTTCTCTTCATGAACCCGAGCCAGAGTATCACCATGACTCTGAGCCCGACTACCATGAGCCCGACTACCATGAGCCCGACTACCATGAGCCCGACTACAACCATGAACCAAAGCACGAAGAGAACTTTGAAACTTCCGACTACCACGAGTTCCCTCCTGCCGGGGATGAGTATTACGATGAGGGCCCAGCACCTTTGACCGAGGGGGTTTACGAGGGTGAAGTTGAGGAAGGATCTGGTGCTGATAACTTTGAGGGTGCTTCTCTTGCTGAAAAGCTCAAGCAACTGTATCCCAATGGCGAGGCTCCCCGTATGGTGAACCAGGATCCCGATGGAAACCCTGCTTACGATTTTGATGGCTATGATACTGACAGTGCGGATGTGTATCCTGGTGGGGAGACGCCCTACGGTTCGTATTTCGGCGATGCGTTTGGGTTTTCGTCCGATGCTCCTCGGTTGAAGCCTCTGATTGCCACTCTTAcccttggtcttgttgtgGTAGCTCTTTTCAACCGGGACCTGGCCCCCACTATTTGTTTCGTCCTTAGCTCATTGTCTTTTGGGTTGTACATTTACAACTATGAGCTTCGTCTTTAG
- a CDS encoding uncharacterized protein (Compare to YALI0C22165g, similar to uniprot|P53199 Saccharomyces cerevisiae YGL001c ERG26 C-3 sterol dehydrogenase (C-4 decarboxylase), similar to Saccharomyces cerevisiae ERG26 (YGL001C); ancestral locus Anc_4.126), protein MNTVLIVGGSGFLGQHLIQKFHELSPRPEIHVFDIRPVQPVSQTFFSYDTEKDIVFHQGDLTNRDDVLRAIDAAKPDAIVTCASPVHGLGKAIYEKVNVQGNKVLLEATRQRFDESKGKIGRAFIYTSSASAVSDGSPLINADETFPVLDDHKDDYADTKAVAEKMILGANDPESGFLTVALRPAGIFGPGDRQMIPGFLDAAATGKQNFQLGNDDNLFDYTYVGNVAYSHVLAAEKLLDSKHAANVAGEAFFITNGTPIYFWAMPRMIWKKSGYEVDLAKRTKLSTPVALFLSSIVAGLCKPFGVVPNFSPFKVRICSSPRYYDISKARKYLGYEPQLDLPQAVDVTLKWINETKEKK, encoded by the coding sequence ATGAACACGGTACTGATCGTCGGAGGTTCGGGATTTCTCGGCCAGCATCTCATCCAAAAGTTCCACGAGCTGTCTCCGCGGCCTGAAATCCACGTGTTTGACATCAGACCCGTGCAGCCCGTGTCCCAGACGTTTTTCTCCTACGATACAGAAAAGGACATTGTGTTCCACCAGGGCGATCTGACGAACCGCGACGACGTTCTGCGAGCAATCGACGCCGCCAAACCCGATGCCATTGTCACCTGCGCCTCCCCAGTCCACGGACTCGGAAAGGCCATCTACGAGAAGGTGAACGTGCAGGGAAACAAGGTGCTTCTGGAAGCTACTCGACAGCGATTCGACGAGTCCAAGGGCAAGATTGGCCGGGCCTTCATCTACACCTCCTCTGCCTCGGCTGTCTCCGACGGTTCTCCTCTCATCAACGCCGACGAAACCTTCCCCGTGCTGGACGACCACAAGGACGACTACGCCGACACCAAGGCGGTGGCCGAGAAGATGATTCTGGGCGCAAACGACCCCGAGAGCGGTTTCCTGACTGTCGCCCTGCGACCCGCTGGTATTTTCGGACCCGGTGACCGACAGATGATCCCCGGCTTCCTCGATGCTGCCGCTACCGGAAAACAAAACTTCCAGCTCGGTAACGACGACAACCTCTTCGACTACACCTACGTCGGAAACGTGGCATACTCCCACGTGCTGGCTGCCGAGAAGCTACTAGACTCCAAGCACGCCGCCAACGTGGCCGGAGAggccttcttcatcaccaacggAACCCCCATCTACTTCTGGGCCATGCCCCGAATGATCTGGAAGAAGTCTGGCTACGAGGTCGACCTGGCCAAGCGGACCAAACTGAGCACCCCCGTGGCTCTCTTCCTGTCTTCTATCGTCGCAGGGCTCTGCAAGCCCTTTGGAGTTGTGCCCAACTTCTCGCCTTTCAAGGTCCGAATCTGCTCGTCACCAAGATACTacgacatctccaaggccCGAAAGTACCTTGGCTACGAACCCCAGCTCGATCTCCCCCAGGCCGTTGACGTCACTCTCAAGTGGAtcaacgagaccaaggagaagaagtaa
- a CDS encoding uncharacterized protein (Compare to YALI0C22187g, weakly similar to uniprot|P38813 Saccharomyces cerevisiae YHR101c BIG1 big cells phenotype), protein MKLALLSLIGTALATPAVMLSHKELTAFEKYTNKQTSNSISAVELDRVARKLMHDCSANTYVVVNQPGLKAKDFQTESAFPFLKKLLERTSTMYTVPYADGGIELGKLANSVAKQCGAVKIDVNLDNNITPLEEYMDTTKRVIEINFEPLPNTYVSRLAALAANDEMLEKIVRATPSPFIALILTSQKGEEGDFETRNPDFKIFPGVARAKTVPGAKDKYKYHMELQNVPVDEKKLTAEALLKVKTPPTHAPEVRQTGDGELVDDKLLLMIVGSVVAILLSLLVFNGLMAAKPDVVKVDKTDAKVEKAVKKEVQKKERLVNGRVEQLKRETR, encoded by the coding sequence ATGAAACTTGCACTGCTCTCGCTGATAGGCACGGCTCTGGCGACTCCAGCGGTGATGCTGTCGCACAAGGAGCTGACGGCTTTCGAAAAATACACCAACAAACAGACATCCAACAGCATATCGGCAGTGGAGCTGGATCGAGTGGCGCGGAAACTGATGCACGACTGCTCGGCCAACACCTACGTGGTGGTGAACCAGCCGGGactcaaggccaaggatTTCCAGACGGAGTCGGCGTTTCCGTTTCTCAAAAAGCTCCTGGAACGAACCTCCACCATGTACACAGTGCCCTATGCTGATGGAGGCATTGAGCTGGGCAAGCTGGCCAACTCTGTGGCCAAGCAGTGCGGCGCGGTCAAAATCGACGTCAATCtcgacaacaacatcacTCCTCTGGAGGAGTACATGGATACCACCAAGCGAGTAATCGagatcaactttgagccCCTGCCAAACACATATGTCTCTCGActggctgctctggccGCCAATGACGAgatgctggagaagattgtgCGAGCAACGCCCTCGCCGTTCATTGCGCTCATTTTGACCTCGCAAAAGGGCGAGGAGGGAGACTTTGAAACCAGAAACCCCGACTTCAAAATCTTTCCAGGCGTGGCTCGAGCCAAGACTGTGCCTGGAGCGaaggacaagtacaagtaccacaTGGAGCTGCAAAATGTGCCTGTGGACGAGAAAAAGCTCACTGCCGAGGCGCTCTTGAAGGTCAAGACTCCCCCCACACATGCTCCTGAGGTGCGCCAGACGGGAGACGGAGAGCTGGTCGacgacaagctgctgctgatgatTGTGGGGTCGGTTGTTGCCATCCTCCTTTCGCTACTTGTCTTCAACGGTCTTATGGCGGCCAAACCTGACGTGGTGAAGGTGGACAAGACTGACgcaaaggtggagaaggccgtGAAGAAAGAGGTTCAAAAGAAGGAGCGACTAGTGAATGGACGAGTCGAGCAGCTGAAGCGTGAGACTAGATAG